In one window of Acanthopagrus latus isolate v.2019 chromosome 15, fAcaLat1.1, whole genome shotgun sequence DNA:
- the ism1 gene encoding isthmin-1 isoform X2 — protein sequence MVRLAAELLLLLGLLLLTLHITVLRSSPLPQGNVTLSQDQDRALRENNINAKSSSSSLLPPEDRRSGPEHRLTHRPAALPWAQGSSVHRDGPGAFLLDLHNFPDLSKADINGQNPNIQVTIEVVDGLEGHEPEKGLRKESKPNWASPNWRNWWPHTSSSSSSSSSSSSTTHRTEEHDRSYGSNSEDSNFLRPPTDWDRRGGTGGGSKAQTEYDYMDGEGDWSNWTACSVTCGNGNQKRTRSCGYACTATESRTCDMPSCPGIEDAFKTAATEVSLLAGTDEFNATELFGVDTDSCERWMNCKSDFLKKYMTKVANDLPSCPCSYPTEVAYSTADVHDTLTRRDFRWKDASGPKEKLEIYKPTARYCIRSMLTLESTTLAAQHCCYDDHMKLITRGKGAGTPNLISTEFSADLHYKVDILPWIICKGDWSRYNQARPPNNGLKCPDNPQDEDYHKQFEEAREF from the exons ATGGTGCGACTGGCGGcggaactgctgctgctcctgggACTTCTTCTCCTCACCTTGCACATCACGGTGCTGCGGAGCAGTCCGCTGCCGCAGGGAAATGTAACTCTGAGCCAGGATCAGGACCGAGCACTTAGAGAG aacaatataaatgcaaaaagcagctcctcctccctgctgcctccTGAAGACCGGAGATCTGGTCCAGAGCACCGGCTGACCCACAGGCCCGCCGCCCTCCCCTGGGCACAAGGCAGCAGCGTCCACAGGGACGGCCCCGGAGCCTTCCTCCTGGATCTGCACAACTTCCCCGACCTCTCCAAAGCCGACATCAATGGACAGAACCCCAACATCCAG GTGACCATCGAAGTGGTGGATGGACTGGAGGGCCATGAGCCAGAAAAAGGCCTCCGTAAGGAAAGCAAACCCAACTGGGCTTCTCCTAACTGGAGAAACTGGTGGCCCCacacatcttcctcctcctcctcctcctcctcttcctcttccacgACTCATCGAACAGAGGAGCATGATCGCTCCTACGGGAGCAACAGCGAGGACAGCAACTTCCTGAGGCCGCCGACAGActgggacaggagaggaggcacCGGGGGAGGAAGCAAGGCTCAGACTGAATATG ACTATATGGACGGCGAGGGGGACTGGAGCAACTGGACGGCGTGCAGCGTCACCTGTGGAAACGGCAACCAGAAGAGAACCAGGTCATGTGGCTACGCCTGCACGGCCACCGAGTCCAGAACCTGTGATATGCCCAGCTGCCCAG GTATTGAAGATGCCTTCAAGACAGCGGCGACTGAAGTGAGCCTGTTAGCTGGAACAGATGAGTTCAATGCCACGGAGCTCTTTGGTGTTG ACACAGATAGCTGCGAGCGATGGATGAACTGCAAGAGCGACTTCTTGAAGAAGTACATGACCAAGGTGGCCAACGACCTCCCCAGCTGCCCTTGTTCCTACCCGACTGAGGTGGCGTACAGCACTGCAGACGTACACGACACCCTCACGCGACGAGACTTCCGCTGGAAGGACGCCAGCGGGCCAAAGGAGAAGCTGGAGATTTACAAACCCACGGCCCGCTACTGCATCCGCTCCATGCTGACGCTGGAGTCCACCACGCTGGCAGCGCAGCACTGCTGCTACGACGACCACATGAAGCTCATCACTCGCGGCAAAGGGGCCGGCACGCCCAACCTCATCAGCACCGAGTTCTCCGCCGACCTGCACTATAAGGTGGACATCCTGCCCTGGATCATCTGCAAGGGAGACTGGAGCCGCTACAACCAGGCCAGGCCGCCAAACAACGGGCTGAAATGTCCCGACAACCCTCAGGACGAGGACTACCACAAACAGTTTGAAGAAGCAAGGGAATTCTAG
- the ism1 gene encoding isthmin-1 isoform X1 gives MVRLAAELLLLLGLLLLTLHITVLRSSPLPQGNVTLSQDQDRALREQNNINAKSSSSSLLPPEDRRSGPEHRLTHRPAALPWAQGSSVHRDGPGAFLLDLHNFPDLSKADINGQNPNIQVTIEVVDGLEGHEPEKGLRKESKPNWASPNWRNWWPHTSSSSSSSSSSSSTTHRTEEHDRSYGSNSEDSNFLRPPTDWDRRGGTGGGSKAQTEYDYMDGEGDWSNWTACSVTCGNGNQKRTRSCGYACTATESRTCDMPSCPGIEDAFKTAATEVSLLAGTDEFNATELFGVDTDSCERWMNCKSDFLKKYMTKVANDLPSCPCSYPTEVAYSTADVHDTLTRRDFRWKDASGPKEKLEIYKPTARYCIRSMLTLESTTLAAQHCCYDDHMKLITRGKGAGTPNLISTEFSADLHYKVDILPWIICKGDWSRYNQARPPNNGLKCPDNPQDEDYHKQFEEAREF, from the exons ATGGTGCGACTGGCGGcggaactgctgctgctcctgggACTTCTTCTCCTCACCTTGCACATCACGGTGCTGCGGAGCAGTCCGCTGCCGCAGGGAAATGTAACTCTGAGCCAGGATCAGGACCGAGCACTTAGAGAG cagaacaatataaatgcaaaaagcagctcctcctccctgctgcctccTGAAGACCGGAGATCTGGTCCAGAGCACCGGCTGACCCACAGGCCCGCCGCCCTCCCCTGGGCACAAGGCAGCAGCGTCCACAGGGACGGCCCCGGAGCCTTCCTCCTGGATCTGCACAACTTCCCCGACCTCTCCAAAGCCGACATCAATGGACAGAACCCCAACATCCAG GTGACCATCGAAGTGGTGGATGGACTGGAGGGCCATGAGCCAGAAAAAGGCCTCCGTAAGGAAAGCAAACCCAACTGGGCTTCTCCTAACTGGAGAAACTGGTGGCCCCacacatcttcctcctcctcctcctcctcctcttcctcttccacgACTCATCGAACAGAGGAGCATGATCGCTCCTACGGGAGCAACAGCGAGGACAGCAACTTCCTGAGGCCGCCGACAGActgggacaggagaggaggcacCGGGGGAGGAAGCAAGGCTCAGACTGAATATG ACTATATGGACGGCGAGGGGGACTGGAGCAACTGGACGGCGTGCAGCGTCACCTGTGGAAACGGCAACCAGAAGAGAACCAGGTCATGTGGCTACGCCTGCACGGCCACCGAGTCCAGAACCTGTGATATGCCCAGCTGCCCAG GTATTGAAGATGCCTTCAAGACAGCGGCGACTGAAGTGAGCCTGTTAGCTGGAACAGATGAGTTCAATGCCACGGAGCTCTTTGGTGTTG ACACAGATAGCTGCGAGCGATGGATGAACTGCAAGAGCGACTTCTTGAAGAAGTACATGACCAAGGTGGCCAACGACCTCCCCAGCTGCCCTTGTTCCTACCCGACTGAGGTGGCGTACAGCACTGCAGACGTACACGACACCCTCACGCGACGAGACTTCCGCTGGAAGGACGCCAGCGGGCCAAAGGAGAAGCTGGAGATTTACAAACCCACGGCCCGCTACTGCATCCGCTCCATGCTGACGCTGGAGTCCACCACGCTGGCAGCGCAGCACTGCTGCTACGACGACCACATGAAGCTCATCACTCGCGGCAAAGGGGCCGGCACGCCCAACCTCATCAGCACCGAGTTCTCCGCCGACCTGCACTATAAGGTGGACATCCTGCCCTGGATCATCTGCAAGGGAGACTGGAGCCGCTACAACCAGGCCAGGCCGCCAAACAACGGGCTGAAATGTCCCGACAACCCTCAGGACGAGGACTACCACAAACAGTTTGAAGAAGCAAGGGAATTCTAG